From one Melioribacteraceae bacterium genomic stretch:
- the gatD gene encoding Glu-tRNA(Gln) amidotransferase subunit GatD — translation MSISDFKGYRGKALSTLKNFNAFVWSDVVIQTEKGKYKGIILPRSETADDEHIVIKMPIGYNIGVAVENITKIKINGRKEAHYKIPEKEFPYDKGKPRVKLFGTGGTIASRLDYRTGAVIPAFSPGELYGSVPELADYCNLETEKLYGVFSENMGPEQWIGTAKAIGAEIEKGVEGIVIGHGTDVMHHTAAILSFMVQNSPVPIVMVGSQRSSDRPSSDAALNLIHAVKTAAESDIAEVMVCMFGPTSDIYGLLHRGTRVRKMHSSYRSTFRTIGDIPIAKVSRDEITLLRKDYKKRRKDKNVIVNPVFEEKVGIVYYYPNMKPDIIDSMIDNGYKGIVIAGTGLGHVNKPVYPALKRAQEKGIAVYMTVQTLWGYVQMYVYETGREMLDLGVVPCANMLPEVAYVKLGWALGQTNDLEKVKEIMLTPINGETTEREPSNGYLIYQGGLPEVEEFISKYRK, via the coding sequence ATGAGCATATCAGATTTCAAAGGTTACCGCGGTAAAGCATTATCAACATTAAAAAATTTTAATGCATTTGTTTGGAGCGATGTAGTAATCCAAACTGAAAAAGGGAAATATAAAGGAATAATTCTCCCTCGTTCAGAAACTGCTGACGATGAACATATAGTAATAAAAATGCCAATCGGTTATAACATCGGCGTTGCTGTTGAAAATATTACTAAAATAAAAATTAACGGAAGAAAAGAAGCACATTATAAGATTCCCGAAAAAGAATTTCCTTATGACAAAGGAAAACCACGAGTTAAACTTTTTGGGACCGGCGGTACAATTGCAAGTAGACTAGATTACAGAACCGGCGCGGTGATTCCCGCATTTTCACCGGGTGAACTTTACGGCTCAGTTCCTGAACTTGCAGATTACTGTAACTTAGAAACAGAAAAACTTTACGGTGTATTCAGCGAGAACATGGGTCCAGAACAATGGATCGGAACCGCAAAAGCAATAGGTGCCGAAATTGAGAAGGGTGTTGAAGGAATTGTAATAGGACATGGAACGGATGTAATGCATCACACTGCGGCAATACTCTCTTTTATGGTTCAGAATTCTCCCGTGCCGATTGTAATGGTTGGTTCGCAAAGATCAAGTGATCGGCCTTCATCCGATGCGGCATTAAATTTAATTCATGCGGTTAAAACAGCTGCAGAAAGTGATATTGCCGAAGTCATGGTTTGCATGTTTGGTCCGACTTCCGATATTTATGGTTTACTTCATCGTGGAACACGAGTAAGAAAAATGCATTCTTCTTATCGATCAACTTTTAGAACAATTGGAGATATACCGATTGCAAAAGTGAGTCGAGATGAAATTACTCTTTTAAGAAAAGATTACAAGAAAAGAAGAAAAGATAAAAATGTAATTGTTAATCCCGTCTTTGAAGAAAAAGTAGGAATTGTTTATTACTATCCGAACATGAAGCCTGACATAATTGACTCTATGATTGATAACGGTTATAAAGGAATTGTAATCGCCGGAACCGGACTTGGTCATGTTAACAAACCTGTTTATCCAGCATTAAAACGAGCACAGGAAAAAGGCATTGCAGTTTACATGACAGTACAGACTTTGTGGGGATACGTTCAAATGTATGTTTACGAAACCGGTCGAGAAATGCTTGATCTCGGCGTTGTCCCTTGTGCCAATATGCTTCCCGAAGTCGCTTATGTAAAACTTGGCTGGGCGCTCGGTCAAACAAACGATCTTGAGAAAGTTAAAGAGATCATGCTCACGCCAATTAACGGTGAAACAACTGAACGCGAACCAAGTAACGGTTATTTAATTTATCAAGGCGGACTGCCGGAGGTTGAGGAGTTTATTTCAAAGTATCGAAAGTGA
- a CDS encoding MFS transporter — protein MNPWKGIKGLPKNIWLISIASLINRSGTMVIIFLTLYVSQSLEESATRAGLVVAVYGLGAFISAPFVGRLSDKIGEIQLMKISLFGSSFFLLIFSFVHDYYLILFLSFLWAIVNEAFRPASLSFISNESSSVQRKTAFALYRLAINLGMSIGPVIGGMLSEISYDLLFYVDAGTCFIAGIFLVVIKWDLRQPQSEVQSTDLVPKKTAFFSALSNRSFLYFLIAALPVSIVYMQSMSTLPLYVVDHLGFSNSTFGILIAVNTVLIILIELPLNASMTSWKDENSLYLGIILTAIGFGALIFADTISILIISIVIWTFGEMIFFPGAATMASEIAPEKRKGEYMGFYQMMFSLSFMAAPYVGTFIYDKFNPTILWAASFFFSLVSLIFVYMSKVSKQKLLLQSEGKAGN, from the coding sequence GTGAATCCTTGGAAAGGAATTAAGGGTCTTCCCAAAAACATTTGGTTGATATCAATTGCATCGCTGATTAATAGAAGCGGTACAATGGTAATTATATTCCTTACACTGTATGTTTCACAGAGTTTGGAGGAGAGCGCGACGCGAGCGGGTTTGGTTGTCGCCGTTTATGGTTTGGGGGCGTTTATATCGGCTCCGTTTGTCGGAAGACTAAGCGATAAAATCGGTGAAATTCAATTGATGAAAATCTCTCTCTTCGGTTCGTCTTTCTTTCTGCTTATTTTCTCTTTTGTACATGATTATTATTTAATACTTTTTCTAAGTTTTTTATGGGCGATTGTGAACGAAGCATTTCGTCCTGCGAGTTTATCATTTATTTCAAACGAGAGTTCATCGGTTCAAAGAAAAACAGCTTTTGCTCTATATCGACTCGCAATAAATCTTGGAATGAGTATCGGTCCGGTTATCGGCGGTATGTTAAGTGAAATTAGTTACGATTTACTTTTTTACGTTGATGCTGGGACTTGTTTTATCGCGGGAATTTTTTTGGTTGTCATTAAATGGGATTTACGTCAACCTCAATCAGAAGTTCAATCAACCGATTTGGTTCCGAAGAAAACCGCTTTTTTCTCCGCGCTATCGAATAGATCATTTCTATATTTTTTGATTGCCGCACTTCCGGTATCTATTGTTTATATGCAGTCAATGTCAACGCTTCCTCTATATGTTGTTGATCATTTAGGATTTTCAAACTCTACATTCGGAATACTCATCGCGGTAAATACTGTTCTAATAATTCTTATAGAACTTCCGCTTAACGCATCTATGACAAGCTGGAAGGATGAAAACTCATTATATCTCGGAATAATTTTAACCGCTATCGGTTTTGGTGCTTTAATATTTGCGGATACAATTTCTATTCTAATTATTTCTATAGTTATATGGACATTCGGCGAGATGATATTTTTCCCCGGTGCCGCGACGATGGCTTCCGAAATTGCACCGGAAAAAAGAAAAGGCGAGTACATGGGATTTTATCAGATGATGTTCAGCCTTTCATTTATGGCTGCGCCGTATGTCGGTACATTTATTTATGATAAATTCAATCCAACAATTTTATGGGCGGCATCATTCTTTTTTAGTCTGGTTAGTTTAATATTCGTTTATATGTCGAAAGTATCTAAACAAAAACTACTTCTGCAAAGTGAAGGTAAAGCCGGAAATTAA
- a CDS encoding PhoH family protein, with amino-acid sequence MAKTKSPKTFILDTNVILHDPTCINQFQENNIVIPLAVIEEIDHFKRGSQVININAREFARTLDNITGSALFNGGISLGKGKGKVRIVITKGLSAEIRQVFKEDNPDHRILSAAYDIQLASKAKEKIILVTKDVNLRMKAKALGILAEDYTTDRVGSIDELYSGKEIIESFDDELLQKFYQSPFEVLAKNIFKKIKTEIVANKYFILKNSNRSVLARYNQEEEIFRKVDKQPTYGILPRNAEQTFAVDALMDPEIPLVSLTGKAGTGKTLLALASALAVRKQYRQIYIARPIIPLSNKDIGYLPGDVESKLAPYMQPLWDNLKVIQDQYKETDKNHQAITTMIKEEKLVVEPLSYIRGRSLQRIYFIVDEAQNLTPHEIKTIITRAGEGAKIVLTGDIYQIDHPYLDTLSNGLSYLIDHFKGQKLYAHVNLEKGERSELAELASNLL; translated from the coding sequence ATGGCTAAAACTAAATCTCCCAAAACCTTCATACTCGACACAAACGTAATTCTTCACGATCCAACATGCATAAATCAATTCCAAGAAAATAACATAGTCATACCTCTTGCCGTAATTGAAGAAATCGATCACTTCAAAAGAGGAAGTCAGGTTATCAATATTAATGCCCGCGAATTTGCAAGAACTCTTGATAATATTACCGGAAGTGCTTTATTCAACGGCGGAATATCTCTCGGCAAAGGAAAAGGGAAAGTCCGTATCGTAATTACAAAAGGATTAAGTGCGGAAATCCGTCAGGTATTTAAAGAAGATAATCCCGATCATAGAATATTAAGTGCCGCGTATGATATTCAATTAGCGAGCAAAGCTAAAGAGAAAATAATTCTTGTTACCAAAGATGTAAATCTTCGGATGAAAGCAAAAGCGTTAGGAATTCTAGCCGAGGATTATACTACAGACAGAGTTGGAAGTATTGACGAACTTTACAGCGGTAAAGAAATTATTGAATCATTTGATGATGAACTCTTGCAGAAATTCTATCAATCTCCTTTTGAAGTTCTTGCAAAAAATATATTTAAGAAAATTAAAACAGAAATTGTCGCAAATAAGTATTTCATATTGAAAAACTCAAACAGATCAGTGTTAGCAAGATATAACCAAGAAGAAGAAATATTTAGAAAGGTAGATAAACAACCGACTTATGGAATTCTGCCAAGAAATGCCGAGCAAACTTTTGCTGTAGATGCGTTAATGGATCCCGAAATTCCGCTTGTCTCACTTACCGGTAAAGCCGGTACAGGTAAAACTTTGCTCGCATTGGCAAGCGCACTTGCTGTTAGAAAGCAGTATAGACAAATTTATATTGCACGCCCGATTATTCCTTTGAGTAATAAAGATATCGGTTATTTACCCGGTGATGTTGAAAGTAAGCTCGCTCCATACATGCAGCCTTTGTGGGATAACTTAAAAGTTATTCAAGATCAATACAAAGAAACGGATAAGAATCATCAAGCAATTACTACAATGATTAAAGAAGAAAAACTAGTTGTTGAACCGTTAAGTTATATCCGCGGAAGAAGTTTACAGCGTATTTATTTTATAGTCGATGAAGCACAAAACTTAACTCCGCATGAAATAAAAACTATAATTACTCGTGCAGGGGAAGGTGCAAAGATTGTTCTAACAGGTGACATTTACCAAATAGATCATCCTTATCTCGATACACTTTCAAATGGATTGTCTTATTTAATTGATCACTTTAAGGGACAAAAACTATACGCGCATGTAAACTTGGAAAAAGGCGAACGCTCCGAACTTGCAGAACTTGCTAGTAATTTGTTGTAG
- a CDS encoding bifunctional UDP-sugar hydrolase/5'-nucleotidase: MKQILILILLFISIEAQTVTLKIIETSDIHGQVFPYDFINDKPSQSSLAQISTYVKQERTKENQHVILLDNGDILQGQPVVYYYNFEQPDTTHILASIMNYMNYDAATIGNHDIEAGHHVYDKLVDEFNFPWLAANAVDEEIDEPYFKPYKIIEKEGIKIAVLGLITPHIPHWLPENIWEGMYFEDMIESAQKWVNIIKEKENPDLLVGLFHAGIDYTYNGATADTYKNENASQLVAEKVDGFDIIFVGHDHQGWNKFVKNNFGKEVLILGTKGYASSIAEAVVEMNYNNDSKQWESTLVGNIVETKDYTPDPDFMKMFEYAYDKTKQYVSKRIGTITKTIYAEDALFGDSDFSDLIHTIQLELTEADVSFTAPLSMSSEIDSGKIFVRDMFNLYKYENLLYTITLTGQEIKDYLEYSYSIWFNEMKNEDDHLLLFEKDETGKIIWSERSNSPMLQNRYYNFDTAEGIEYIVDVSKPVGNRVEIIKFTNGNIFELDKTYKAAVNSYRGNGGGNHLTKGAGIDHDKLSERIITSTEKDLRYYLMKWIEKKVIVEINKNDNWKVVPDNWYEAAKKRDREILFR, from the coding sequence ATGAAACAAATATTGATACTTATATTATTATTTATCTCTATAGAAGCACAAACTGTAACTTTAAAAATCATAGAAACGAGCGACATACACGGACAAGTTTTTCCGTATGATTTTATTAATGACAAACCTTCGCAAAGTTCATTGGCTCAAATTTCCACATATGTAAAACAAGAACGGACAAAGGAAAACCAACATGTAATTCTACTGGATAACGGAGATATTCTTCAGGGACAACCGGTTGTATATTATTACAATTTTGAGCAGCCGGATACAACACACATTCTTGCAAGCATCATGAATTATATGAATTACGATGCAGCAACAATCGGCAATCATGATATTGAAGCCGGTCATCATGTGTACGATAAACTTGTTGATGAATTTAACTTTCCGTGGCTCGCCGCTAATGCCGTTGATGAAGAAATCGATGAACCATATTTTAAGCCCTACAAAATAATTGAAAAAGAAGGGATTAAAATTGCCGTACTTGGTTTAATCACTCCTCACATTCCTCATTGGCTGCCTGAAAATATTTGGGAAGGAATGTACTTTGAAGATATGATTGAATCGGCTCAAAAGTGGGTGAATATAATCAAAGAAAAAGAAAATCCAGATTTACTTGTTGGACTTTTTCATGCCGGAATAGATTATACATATAATGGTGCAACCGCCGATACTTACAAAAACGAAAACGCATCACAGTTAGTTGCAGAAAAAGTAGATGGATTTGATATAATTTTTGTCGGGCATGATCATCAAGGATGGAATAAATTTGTTAAAAATAATTTCGGAAAAGAAGTTTTAATTCTCGGGACAAAAGGTTACGCTTCATCAATTGCAGAAGCAGTTGTTGAGATGAATTATAATAACGATTCAAAGCAATGGGAATCAACATTAGTCGGAAATATTGTTGAGACCAAAGATTACACACCCGATCCCGATTTTATGAAAATGTTTGAATATGCTTACGATAAAACAAAGCAATACGTTTCAAAACGAATCGGAACAATTACAAAAACTATTTACGCGGAAGATGCTTTGTTCGGAGATTCGGATTTTTCTGATTTGATTCACACTATACAATTAGAACTTACCGAAGCAGATGTTTCCTTCACCGCTCCGTTATCAATGAGTTCGGAAATCGATTCGGGTAAAATTTTTGTCAGAGATATGTTCAACTTATACAAGTACGAAAATCTTCTCTATACAATCACTCTAACCGGACAAGAGATAAAAGATTATCTCGAGTATTCTTATTCAATTTGGTTCAATGAAATGAAGAATGAAGATGATCACTTACTGCTTTTTGAGAAAGATGAAACCGGTAAAATAATTTGGTCGGAAAGAAGCAACTCACCAATGCTGCAAAACCGATATTATAATTTTGACACCGCGGAAGGTATTGAGTATATAGTTGATGTATCAAAACCGGTTGGCAATAGAGTAGAAATTATAAAATTTACTAACGGAAACATTTTTGAATTAGACAAAACTTATAAAGCAGCGGTTAATTCATATAGAGGTAACGGTGGAGGAAATCATTTGACAAAAGGCGCCGGAATTGATCACGATAAATTGAGTGAACGTATAATTACTTCAACCGAAAAAGATCTCCGTTATTACTTAATGAAATGGATTGAGAAAAAAGTAATTGTAGAAATCAATAAAAATGATAATTGGAAAGTTGTTCCTGACAATTGGTATGAAGCCGCCAAGAAAAGAGATCGAGAAATTTTATTCCGCTAA
- the gatE gene encoding Glu-tRNA(Gln) amidotransferase subunit GatE, with the protein MKSFIFKPFEEMTPEDYAEVGFKSGLEIHQQLLTDKKLFCRCPAGKYSEEYDAEILRHMRPTLSELGEYDGTALMEFKTKKEIIYRIKRETVCTYEMDDTPPFLINDQALDIAIQVGMLYNCNIVDELHIARKQYLDGSIPTGFQRTAIFALDGLIPYKNRNIEIVQMSIEEDSCREVSDVGHYRTYLTDRLGMPLIETVTGPDMRTPHEVAEVNLLCSALVRSSGNVRRGIGAARQDVNVSVDGGTRIEIKGVPRIPMIPLLTYNEAMRQWNLLRLREELHKRGITESTFESKTEDITGVIKSSHYLPLQEAIEKRNKIKCVVLRGYKDLLHWQTQTDTYFSREISDRVRVIACLTTIPNIIHSDSKGDTITSAEWQKIKKHVGASNDDTIVLVWGDERDTSTACKEIIIRAKEAAIGIPSETRQALSDGTNGFERILPGADRMYPDTDLPPQKITKARLNKLSQDLPEQFWKREKWYKELGIPKDTIRELSISKFANLFKQAINEWKLNPTTVAVALIQYPKRLKKLGFNPELITVEMLTEILLNYKSGLLSRWGMFIALKKSLQHGKFYPELLPRPILEDELMSIISLKKKELKKINFSTEDRRIKVLMGLVMEDVKMSIDGKLVSEKIKTLEH; encoded by the coding sequence ATGAAATCCTTCATATTCAAACCCTTCGAAGAAATGACACCCGAAGATTATGCTGAAGTTGGTTTTAAATCGGGACTAGAAATTCATCAACAATTATTAACTGATAAAAAACTATTCTGCCGGTGTCCCGCCGGGAAATACAGTGAAGAATACGATGCCGAAATATTACGTCACATGCGTCCAACCCTTTCCGAACTTGGTGAATACGACGGTACCGCGTTGATGGAATTCAAGACCAAAAAAGAGATAATTTATCGCATTAAGAGAGAAACAGTCTGCACTTATGAAATGGATGATACTCCTCCGTTCTTAATTAATGATCAAGCTTTAGACATAGCTATTCAAGTCGGGATGCTATATAACTGCAATATTGTTGACGAACTTCATATTGCACGCAAACAATACTTAGACGGCAGCATTCCAACGGGATTTCAGCGAACCGCTATTTTTGCTCTCGACGGTTTAATTCCATATAAGAATCGAAATATTGAAATTGTGCAAATGTCAATCGAAGAGGATTCGTGCAGAGAAGTGAGCGATGTCGGTCACTATCGAACATATTTAACAGATAGATTAGGAATGCCGTTAATTGAAACTGTTACCGGTCCGGATATGAGAACGCCTCATGAAGTTGCAGAAGTAAATTTACTTTGCAGCGCGCTTGTAAGAAGTTCTGGTAATGTAAGAAGAGGAATCGGTGCGGCAAGACAAGATGTAAATGTTAGCGTTGATGGCGGAACAAGAATCGAAATAAAAGGTGTTCCAAGAATTCCGATGATACCACTTCTTACATATAATGAAGCAATGAGACAGTGGAATTTACTTCGATTACGAGAGGAACTTCATAAAAGAGGAATTACCGAAAGCACATTCGAATCAAAAACCGAAGACATTACCGGTGTAATAAAGTCATCCCACTATTTACCTCTTCAAGAAGCAATTGAAAAGAGAAACAAAATAAAATGTGTAGTACTTCGCGGCTATAAAGATTTATTACATTGGCAGACTCAAACAGATACATATTTTTCTCGAGAAATTTCTGACCGTGTTAGAGTAATTGCATGTCTGACAACAATTCCAAATATTATTCATTCAGACAGCAAGGGTGATACTATTACCTCCGCCGAATGGCAAAAGATCAAAAAGCATGTTGGAGCTTCTAACGATGATACGATTGTATTGGTTTGGGGTGACGAAAGAGATACGAGTACAGCTTGCAAAGAAATTATTATCCGCGCCAAAGAAGCCGCAATCGGAATTCCATCGGAAACAAGACAGGCGTTAAGTGACGGAACAAATGGCTTCGAAAGAATTTTACCGGGCGCTGATAGGATGTATCCCGATACAGATTTACCGCCACAAAAAATTACAAAGGCAAGATTAAACAAACTTAGCCAAGACCTACCCGAGCAATTCTGGAAAAGAGAAAAATGGTATAAAGAACTTGGAATTCCGAAAGATACGATCAGAGAATTATCCATCTCAAAATTTGCTAATCTTTTTAAACAGGCAATTAACGAATGGAAACTAAATCCTACGACCGTTGCTGTTGCTTTAATTCAGTATCCAAAACGATTGAAAAAACTAGGTTTTAATCCAGAATTGATTACTGTTGAAATGTTGACCGAAATTTTGTTGAATTATAAATCCGGTTTATTATCTAGATGGGGAATGTTCATTGCTCTTAAAAAATCATTACAACATGGGAAATTTTATCCCGAACTTCTTCCCAGACCAATTCTTGAAGACGAACTAATGAGTATCATTTCACTAAAGAAAAAAGAATTAAAGAAAATAAATTTCTCTACTGAAGATAGAAGAATTAAAGTATTGATGGGATTAGTTATGGAAGATGTTAAAATGAGTATAGATGGTAAATTAGTCTCAGAGAAAATAAAAACTTTGGAACACTGA
- a CDS encoding NAD-dependent succinate-semialdehyde dehydrogenase — translation MPLETINPATGELVKSFTEMTKKEVDDIIDHSHDAFLSWRKENYSEKSKLMLNAAYVLRERKEEYGIILTLEMGKTIKQAIAEVEKCAWVCEYYAKNTEEILKQEIIETDASESYVQFDPIGVVLAVMPWNFPFWQVFRFAAPALMAGNVGILKHASNVPMSALAIEQIFSLAGFPQNTFKTLLIGSSQVSEIIKNPKVTAATLTGSEHAGKKVASDCGNELKKTVMELGGSDPFIILKDANLDEAINTAVTARLINNGQSCIAAKRFIVVKEIYDEFEKKFVEKMKNVKIGDPMNEETELGPMAREDLLIELDEQVKKSVKLGAKLLCGGERLNRQGYFYPATVIADSKPGMPSYDEELFGPVASLFNAADDEDAIRIANDSPFGLGASLWSNNLEKAKTLATKIESGSVFINGMVKSDPRLPFGGVKISGYGRELSHYGIKEFVNIKTVWIK, via the coding sequence ATGCCGCTCGAAACAATTAATCCAGCTACAGGTGAATTAGTAAAGTCTTTTACAGAAATGACAAAGAAGGAAGTTGATGATATCATTGATCATTCTCACGATGCATTTTTGTCATGGCGAAAGGAAAATTATTCCGAAAAAAGTAAACTCATGTTGAATGCTGCATATGTTTTGAGAGAAAGAAAAGAAGAGTACGGGATAATTCTTACTTTAGAAATGGGTAAAACAATTAAGCAAGCAATTGCTGAAGTTGAAAAATGTGCTTGGGTTTGTGAATATTATGCAAAGAACACAGAAGAAATATTGAAGCAAGAAATAATAGAAACAGATGCTTCCGAAAGTTATGTGCAGTTTGATCCAATTGGAGTTGTCCTTGCGGTTATGCCTTGGAATTTCCCCTTCTGGCAAGTATTTAGATTTGCGGCTCCGGCGTTGATGGCTGGTAATGTGGGCATTCTAAAACATGCATCAAATGTTCCAATGAGTGCTTTAGCAATCGAACAAATATTTTCGCTCGCCGGGTTTCCTCAGAATACTTTTAAAACATTATTAATTGGTTCCTCGCAAGTAAGCGAAATTATTAAAAACCCCAAAGTGACGGCAGCTACGTTAACGGGAAGTGAACACGCAGGTAAAAAAGTTGCAAGCGATTGTGGAAATGAATTGAAAAAAACAGTTATGGAACTCGGCGGAAGTGATCCGTTTATCATTTTAAAAGACGCTAATCTTGATGAGGCAATTAATACTGCCGTGACCGCAAGATTGATTAATAACGGACAAAGCTGTATTGCTGCAAAAAGATTTATTGTTGTTAAAGAAATCTATGATGAATTTGAAAAGAAGTTTGTCGAGAAAATGAAAAATGTAAAAATCGGTGATCCGATGAATGAAGAAACAGAACTCGGTCCGATGGCAAGAGAAGATTTATTAATTGAACTTGATGAACAAGTTAAGAAATCGGTAAAGTTGGGGGCAAAATTGCTTTGCGGTGGTGAAAGATTGAATCGACAGGGCTATTTCTATCCGGCGACTGTAATAGCAGATAGCAAACCCGGTATGCCCTCTTATGATGAAGAACTCTTTGGTCCGGTTGCCTCATTATTCAATGCAGCAGATGACGAAGATGCAATTAGAATTGCAAATGATTCACCTTTTGGTCTGGGTGCATCTTTATGGAGTAACAATTTAGAAAAAGCAAAAACCCTTGCAACAAAAATTGAATCGGGTTCTGTGTTTATAAATGGTATGGTAAAATCAGATCCACGTTTACCATTTGGCGGAGTTAAAATTTCAGGTTACGGAAGAGAACTTTCTCATTACGGCATTAAAGAGTTTGTAAACATTAAAACGGTTTGGATAAAATAA
- a CDS encoding PIG-L family deacetylase — protein MKILYIYPHPDDESFGPAHVMHKQIREGHEVYLLTLTKGGATKKRFDLNLSIEEMGEVRYKEMLCVEKTLKLTGMTVLNLPDSGLKEMDPREIEKIVEEHIHKIKPDVVATYAVHGISGFHDHLVSHAVVKSVFCRLKETAGYPKRFAMVTVDEQTSKESPHFKLNFSKEEEIDCIVTVDDQDMKALHDALDCYESYKSVIEQSNIKGLLKKESVFELFQENFDPPITDLFEGL, from the coding sequence ATGAAAATATTATACATATATCCACACCCGGATGATGAATCATTCGGACCGGCACATGTAATGCACAAACAAATTAGAGAAGGTCATGAAGTTTATCTTCTCACATTAACAAAAGGCGGTGCAACAAAAAAACGTTTTGATCTCAATCTTTCAATTGAAGAAATGGGAGAAGTCCGTTACAAAGAAATGCTCTGTGTTGAAAAAACTCTGAAACTTACAGGCATGACGGTTTTGAATTTACCCGACAGCGGATTAAAAGAAATGGATCCTCGCGAAATTGAAAAAATTGTAGAAGAACATATTCACAAAATAAAACCGGATGTTGTCGCGACATACGCTGTTCACGGTATAAGCGGATTTCACGATCACTTAGTTTCTCATGCTGTTGTAAAAAGTGTTTTCTGCAGATTGAAAGAGACTGCCGGTTATCCGAAAAGATTTGCAATGGTAACGGTTGATGAACAAACATCAAAAGAAAGTCCGCACTTTAAATTAAACTTCTCAAAAGAAGAAGAGATTGACTGCATTGTTACCGTTGACGATCAAGATATGAAGGCTTTGCACGATGCACTCGATTGTTATGAATCATATAAATCCGTCATTGAACAATCCAATATAAAAGGATTGCTCAAAAAAGAGTCCGTATTCGAATTATTTCAAGAAAATTTTGATCCACCAATTACGGATTTGTTTGAAGGGCTTTAG
- a CDS encoding DUF423 domain-containing protein yields the protein MNKKSQIAIAAVMGLLGVALGAFGAHGLGNSLSENMLETYKTGVLYHLIHSVVLLVLALSNYKFIRSFIFITVGILLFSFSLYIYSVMGIKFFAMVTPFGGVSFLIGWILIIVEARKS from the coding sequence ATGAACAAAAAATCACAAATAGCAATTGCCGCTGTAATGGGTCTACTTGGAGTTGCACTCGGAGCTTTCGGTGCCCATGGTTTAGGTAATTCTCTTTCGGAAAATATGCTTGAGACTTATAAAACAGGTGTTTTATATCACTTAATTCATTCGGTTGTATTGCTAGTTTTGGCTTTATCGAATTATAAATTTATACGTTCATTTATTTTTATTACAGTCGGAATATTACTTTTTTCATTTTCGCTATACATATATAGTGTAATGGGAATAAAATTTTTTGCAATGGTTACACCTTTTGGCGGAGTGAGCTTTTTAATTGGTTGGATTTTAATTATTGTTGAAGCAAGAAAGTCTTAA